From the genome of Ignavibacteriales bacterium, one region includes:
- a CDS encoding shikimate kinase codes for MNEKRIYLTGFMTSGKSTIGPILANVLGLEFFDLDKVIENEEKQTIVEIFEKKGEAYFRELEYAILHNLSEREGVVISLGGGTLTSQTNFDFLKSTGKIIYLKVSPNNLYKRLKNKVDRPLFRDLVLSEKNEEVFLEKIKELLEKRRMYYEKADLIIDTDLQPLGKTVDKIAKRISVLINEKD; via the coding sequence ATGAACGAAAAGCGAATTTACTTAACCGGATTTATGACAAGCGGTAAGAGTACAATAGGGCCAATACTAGCAAATGTACTTGGACTGGAATTCTTTGATCTTGACAAGGTGATTGAAAACGAAGAGAAACAAACGATTGTAGAGATATTCGAAAAGAAAGGAGAAGCATATTTCAGAGAACTTGAATATGCGATATTGCACAATCTTTCCGAAAGAGAAGGAGTTGTAATCTCTCTTGGCGGAGGAACTCTAACAAGTCAGACAAATTTTGATTTTTTGAAATCAACCGGAAAAATAATTTATCTAAAAGTTTCACCAAATAATTTATACAAAAGATTAAAAAATAAAGTCGACCGCCCTTTATTCCGCGATCTGGTTCTTAGTGAAAAAAACGAAGAAGTTTTTTTGGAAAAAATTAAAGAGCTTCTCGAAAAAAGGCGCATGTATTACGAAAAGGCGGATTTAATAATAGATACAGATTTACAACCTCTAGGTAAAACAGTTGATAAAATTGCAAAAAGGATTTCGGTACTAATAAATGAAAAAGATTGA
- a CDS encoding outer membrane beta-barrel protein, whose translation MKFIFKIISIYFVIVASILAQANEKKFGVSFNVNYTSTSKLYLQPNATDPFIRDTHNNLDKITSYSIDLRYQISESIIMGAGSELIQKTFDSFMNLGGTRAKMKDGYKMIPIEFSVFYLIPFSTEKFKFFMGGGFGIYIGQQIREIGNVTISNESKKIGYGIHVAIGLDYVINEFFSIRGQFRSRDPEIEMTSKYSNPVVNYNDAEYTFPSQTFSSKVNIDGITFTLGAVINF comes from the coding sequence ATGAAATTTATTTTTAAAATAATATCAATTTATTTCGTTATAGTCGCTTCAATATTAGCACAAGCTAACGAAAAAAAATTCGGTGTCTCGTTCAACGTTAATTATACGTCTACTTCCAAACTCTATCTGCAGCCGAATGCTACTGATCCGTTTATTCGCGATACACACAATAATCTTGACAAAATCACAAGTTATTCAATCGATTTGCGTTATCAAATTTCAGAATCAATCATTATGGGAGCCGGATCAGAATTAATCCAAAAAACTTTTGATAGTTTTATGAATTTGGGCGGAACCCGGGCTAAAATGAAAGATGGTTATAAAATGATTCCAATCGAATTTTCAGTTTTTTATCTAATTCCATTTTCAACCGAGAAGTTCAAATTTTTTATGGGTGGGGGATTTGGTATTTATATTGGACAACAAATTAGAGAAATAGGAAATGTTACTATTTCTAATGAATCAAAAAAAATCGGTTACGGTATTCATGTGGCAATCGGATTGGATTATGTAATAAATGAATTTTTTTCTATACGCGGACAATTTCGTTCACGCGATCCTGAAATTGAAATGACAAGTAAATATTCAAATCCGGTTGTTAACTACAATGATGCTGAATACACATTTCCATCTCAGACATTTAGTTCTAAAGTTAATATAGACGGAATTACATTTACACTTGGAGCCGTAATTAATTTCTAA